From one Streptomyces spiramyceticus genomic stretch:
- a CDS encoding serine/threonine-protein kinase yields the protein MEKLGPADPQQIGAYRLLARLGAGGMGQVYLARSGRGRTVAVKLVRQELAEQEEFRARFRQEVAAARRVGGRWTAPVLDADTEAAIPWVATGYVAGPSLHSVVSPAAGRARGSEASGGHGAAHSSGGHGPLPERSVHILGAGLAHALRDIHAAGLIHRDLKPSNILVTIDGPRVIDFGIARALETVADPGLTRTGALIGSPGFMAPEQVRGERLTPACDIFCLGAVLAYAATGRLPFGTADSGVHALMYRIATEPPTLDGVPESLQDLVRDCLHKNPAARPSPDQIVARTRGGDGEPWLPGALVAQLGSHAIRLLEVENPDATGTANANATPQSGATPRGDARTGGVPGGARAGSAWPGGDTAGGAGAPAGGGAAGAVGGAAAAPGHPGAEAFPPEGPGPGTAAPGAGESLAPGGAGAGTPGSGSAAAPGGTGAAPGGGGSAAAATEGARAGGSADGGHGAGVGGHGGGPAAAPGHPGAGAPRSTGPGADGPRTGSAEAAPPGDRTSPPPAAGGGAAATPRQAGAGAPRNAGSRADTPGADTTTPGAPGATRGAATTPRQPHAGAPGPGGVGPGVGTPTAGSPAGGMPPGARAGGMHAMPTVVSAAGPPPALARPQPRPPAPPGQYGYPAPHYVYQPPSPEPPPRTTRSTVALIAVALVVALAAGGSVYAFMNSGGSEGDGRTDNRNGSPTPSSGGDESATPSTGSSPTPEEGDDAVPEAYLGTWSGGLDSSEGYSTRRLTLQQGRVGDTVLSLTADGPMKGGGTYHCVFQAKLAAAPSGDAPLRIGPSKVVVGEPMTSCTPGAASEVTLLPDGRLRRVNSTSGEALTYSKSE from the coding sequence ATGGAGAAGCTGGGACCGGCCGATCCCCAACAGATCGGCGCCTACCGGCTGTTGGCGCGGCTCGGGGCGGGCGGCATGGGGCAGGTATATCTGGCCCGCTCGGGCCGGGGCCGTACGGTCGCCGTCAAGCTGGTACGTCAGGAACTCGCCGAGCAGGAGGAGTTCCGCGCCCGCTTCCGGCAGGAGGTCGCGGCTGCGAGGCGCGTCGGCGGCCGGTGGACGGCGCCGGTCCTGGACGCGGACACGGAGGCGGCGATTCCGTGGGTCGCGACGGGTTACGTCGCCGGCCCGAGTCTCCACTCGGTCGTCTCGCCCGCGGCGGGGCGCGCGCGGGGTTCTGAAGCCTCCGGCGGCCACGGCGCGGCCCACTCCTCCGGCGGCCACGGTCCGCTGCCGGAGCGGTCTGTCCACATCCTCGGGGCGGGCCTCGCCCACGCGCTCCGGGACATCCACGCCGCCGGTCTCATCCACCGCGACCTGAAGCCGTCCAACATCCTGGTCACCATCGACGGGCCACGCGTCATCGACTTCGGCATCGCGCGTGCGCTGGAGACGGTCGCGGACCCCGGCCTGACCAGAACCGGCGCCCTGATCGGCTCCCCCGGTTTCATGGCCCCGGAGCAGGTGCGCGGCGAGCGGCTCACACCGGCGTGCGACATTTTCTGCCTGGGGGCGGTGCTGGCGTACGCGGCGACCGGCCGGCTGCCGTTCGGCACGGCCGACAGCGGCGTCCACGCGCTGATGTACCGCATCGCGACGGAGCCACCGACGCTGGACGGCGTACCGGAGAGCCTCCAGGACCTGGTTCGCGACTGCCTCCACAAGAACCCGGCGGCACGTCCGTCCCCGGACCAGATCGTGGCCCGCACACGCGGCGGGGACGGGGAACCGTGGCTGCCGGGAGCACTGGTGGCCCAGTTGGGCAGCCACGCGATAAGACTGCTGGAGGTCGAAAACCCGGACGCGACCGGAACGGCAAACGCGAACGCGACGCCCCAGTCCGGTGCCACCCCGCGCGGGGACGCGCGCACCGGAGGCGTGCCCGGCGGAGCGAGAGCCGGAAGTGCCTGGCCCGGAGGCGACACAGCGGGAGGCGCGGGCGCCCCGGCAGGGGGCGGAGCAGCGGGAGCCGTCGGAGGCGCAGCCGCTGCGCCCGGGCACCCAGGAGCCGAAGCCTTCCCGCCCGAAGGCCCCGGACCGGGAACAGCGGCGCCCGGAGCCGGCGAATCTTTGGCCCCCGGGGGCGCGGGAGCCGGAACGCCCGGCTCGGGTTCTGCGGCAGCCCCAGGCGGAACCGGCGCAGCACCCGGAGGCGGCGGAAGCGCAGCGGCCGCGACCGAGGGCGCGCGAGCCGGGGGCTCCGCCGACGGCGGTCACGGAGCGGGTGTCGGCGGGCATGGCGGCGGACCAGCCGCCGCGCCTGGGCACCCGGGAGCCGGAGCCCCCAGGAGTACGGGACCGGGAGCTGACGGGCCCCGGACCGGCTCCGCCGAAGCCGCACCACCCGGAGACCGAACGAGCCCACCACCCGCAGCCGGCGGAGGCGCAGCCGCCACACCCAGGCAAGCAGGTGCCGGGGCCCCCAGGAACGCAGGATCCCGGGCGGACACGCCCGGGGCTGATACCACCACGCCCGGAGCACCCGGAGCCACCAGAGGCGCAGCCACCACACCCCGGCAGCCACACGCCGGAGCTCCCGGCCCCGGAGGCGTGGGGCCGGGTGTCGGCACGCCCACAGCTGGTTCCCCCGCCGGAGGCATGCCCCCAGGAGCCCGAGCCGGGGGCATGCATGCGATGCCTACCGTTGTCAGTGCGGCCGGGCCTCCCCCTGCCCTTGCGCGGCCTCAGCCGCGGCCTCCCGCGCCGCCCGGGCAGTACGGCTACCCCGCGCCCCATTACGTCTACCAGCCGCCCTCCCCCGAACCGCCGCCCCGCACCACGCGTTCCACCGTCGCGCTCATCGCCGTCGCGCTGGTCGTCGCGCTCGCCGCGGGCGGTTCCGTGTACGCCTTCATGAACTCCGGCGGCAGCGAGGGTGACGGCCGCACCGACAACCGAAACGGCTCACCAACGCCGTCGTCCGGAGGCGACGAGAGTGCCACGCCCTCCACCGGCTCCTCGCCCACTCCCGAAGAGGGCGACGACGCCGTACCAGAGGCATACCTCGGCACCTGGAGCGGCGGGCTCGACAGCTCCGAGGGGTACAGCACCCGCCGTCTCACCCTCCAGCAGGGCCGGGTCGGAGACACCGTGCTGTCGCTCACCGCGGACGGGCCGATGAAGGGCGGCGGCACCTACCACTGCGTCTTCCAGGCGAAGCTCGCCGCCGCCCCGAGCGGCGACGCGCCCCTGCGTATCGGCCCGTCCAAGGTCGTTGTCGGCGAGCCCATGACCTCCTGTACGCCGGGCGCGGCAAGCGAAGTAACGCTGCTTCCCGACGGGCGGCTGCGCCGGGTGAACTCGACCAGTGGGGAAGCGCTCACGTACTCGAAGTCGGAGTGA
- a CDS encoding MarR family winged helix-turn-helix transcriptional regulator, with protein MSREEQDLLSRTALGTFRLNGQFLAISEELARPAGLTAAWWQVIGAVLREPLTVAGIARTMGITRQSVQRIADLLVTKGLAEYATNPAHRRAKLLRPTEAGRDAVRKIDPGHAALAARLAAELGEEGFAETVRVLERLSKALDAVADVREPQGR; from the coding sequence GTGAGCCGGGAGGAGCAGGACCTGCTCAGCCGTACGGCGCTGGGCACCTTCCGCCTCAACGGCCAGTTCCTCGCCATTTCGGAGGAATTGGCCCGCCCGGCGGGCCTCACCGCCGCGTGGTGGCAGGTCATCGGCGCCGTACTGCGCGAACCGCTCACCGTCGCCGGGATCGCCCGCACCATGGGAATCACCCGGCAGAGCGTGCAGCGCATCGCCGATCTGCTGGTGACGAAGGGCCTGGCGGAGTACGCCACGAATCCCGCCCACCGTCGCGCGAAGCTGCTGCGTCCGACGGAGGCGGGCCGGGACGCCGTGCGCAAGATCGATCCGGGGCACGCGGCGCTGGCCGCGCGGCTCGCGGCGGAGCTGGGCGAGGAGGGGTTCGCCGAGACGGTACGGGTGCTGGAGCGGCTGTCGAAGGCGCTGGACGCGGTGGCGGACGTACGGGAACCGCAGGGCCGGTAG
- a CDS encoding DJ-1/PfpI family protein has product MAGKTVHLAVYDTYADWETGHTTAHLTQHGYTVKTVAATSDPVTTMGGVRIQPDFTLDDVQPQDSALLILTGANLWDTGDELAPFARKARAFLEAGVPVAAICGATAGLAREGLLDDRAHTSAVSFYLAATGYKGGEHYREADAVTDDDGLLITAGPTEPVAFAREVFARLGVYEDEKLDAWYRLFHDSDASAFEVLES; this is encoded by the coding sequence ATGGCTGGTAAGACCGTGCACCTCGCCGTTTACGACACCTACGCCGACTGGGAGACGGGCCACACCACCGCCCACCTCACCCAGCACGGCTACACCGTCAAGACCGTCGCCGCGACCTCCGATCCCGTCACGACCATGGGCGGCGTGCGCATCCAGCCCGACTTCACGCTCGACGACGTACAGCCGCAGGACAGCGCGCTGCTGATCCTCACCGGCGCGAACCTGTGGGACACAGGCGACGAGCTCGCGCCCTTCGCCCGCAAGGCGCGCGCATTCCTCGAAGCGGGCGTGCCGGTCGCCGCGATCTGCGGGGCGACGGCGGGGCTGGCGCGCGAGGGGCTGCTCGACGACCGCGCGCACACCAGCGCCGTTTCCTTCTACCTCGCCGCGACCGGGTACAAGGGCGGCGAGCACTACCGGGAGGCGGACGCCGTCACCGACGACGACGGCCTCCTGATCACTGCCGGGCCGACCGAGCCTGTCGCGTTCGCCCGCGAGGTCTTCGCACGCCTCGGGGTGTACGAGGACGAAAAGCTCGACGCGTGGTACCGGCTGTTCCACGACTCGGACGCCTCCGCCTTCGAGGTACTGGAGTCGTGA
- a CDS encoding aspartate aminotransferase family protein, with the protein MTPHVDPSPSSQLRSSRGGPKAGAAVKAADRAHVFHSWSAQGLIDPLAVAGAEGSYFWDYDGNRYLDFTSGLVFTNIGYQHPTVVAAIQEQAAKMTTFAPAFAVEARSEAARLIAERTPGDLDKIFFTNGGAEAVENAVRMARLHTGRHKVMAAYRSYHGATSTAINLTGDPRRWASDNGTSGTVHFWAPFLYRSAFYARTEAEECARALQHLEDTIAFEGPATIAAIVLETIPGTAGIMTPPPGYLAGVREICDRHGIVFVLDEVMAGFGRTGKWFASEHFDVVPDLMTFAKGVNSGYVPLGGVAISAEIAETFSTRPYPGGLTYSGHPLACAAAVATLQVMDEERVVENAAHIGETVIAPGLRELAERHPSIGEIRGTGMFWALDLVKDRETREPLVPYNAAGAANAPMAAFGAACKKNGLWPFINMNRTHVVPPCNVTEAEAKEGLAALDVALAVADEHTTAA; encoded by the coding sequence ATGACCCCTCATGTCGATCCTTCCCCAAGCTCTCAACTCCGTTCGAGCAGGGGAGGCCCCAAGGCCGGCGCGGCCGTGAAGGCAGCAGACCGTGCGCACGTGTTCCACTCCTGGTCCGCCCAGGGCCTGATCGATCCGCTCGCCGTCGCCGGCGCCGAGGGTTCGTACTTCTGGGACTACGACGGCAACCGCTACCTCGACTTCACCAGCGGCCTCGTCTTCACCAACATCGGCTACCAGCACCCCACGGTCGTCGCCGCGATCCAGGAGCAGGCGGCGAAGATGACGACCTTCGCGCCGGCCTTCGCCGTCGAGGCGCGCTCCGAGGCCGCACGCCTCATCGCCGAGCGCACCCCCGGCGACCTCGACAAGATCTTCTTCACCAACGGCGGCGCCGAGGCCGTCGAGAACGCCGTCCGCATGGCCCGTCTGCACACGGGCCGCCACAAGGTGATGGCCGCCTACCGCTCGTACCACGGCGCCACCTCCACGGCGATCAACCTGACCGGCGACCCGCGCCGCTGGGCCTCCGACAACGGCACGTCGGGCACGGTCCACTTCTGGGCGCCCTTCCTGTACCGCTCGGCGTTCTACGCCCGGACAGAGGCCGAGGAGTGTGCCCGCGCGCTCCAGCACCTGGAAGACACCATCGCCTTCGAGGGCCCGGCCACGATCGCCGCGATCGTGCTCGAAACCATCCCGGGCACCGCGGGCATCATGACGCCGCCGCCCGGCTACCTCGCGGGCGTACGCGAGATCTGCGACCGGCACGGCATCGTCTTCGTCCTCGACGAGGTCATGGCGGGCTTCGGCCGTACGGGCAAGTGGTTCGCGTCCGAGCACTTCGACGTCGTACCGGACCTGATGACCTTCGCGAAGGGCGTCAACTCGGGTTACGTGCCCCTGGGCGGCGTGGCCATCTCCGCCGAGATAGCCGAAACCTTCTCCACCCGCCCCTACCCCGGCGGTCTCACGTACTCGGGCCACCCGCTCGCCTGCGCCGCCGCGGTGGCCACCCTCCAGGTGATGGACGAGGAGCGTGTCGTCGAGAACGCGGCCCACATCGGCGAGACGGTGATCGCCCCGGGCCTGCGCGAGCTGGCCGAGCGCCACCCGAGCATCGGCGAGATCCGCGGTACGGGCATGTTCTGGGCGCTCGACCTGGTCAAGGACCGCGAGACCCGAGAGCCGCTCGTCCCGTACAACGCGGCGGGCGCGGCCAATGCCCCGATGGCGGCGTTCGGCGCGGCCTGCAAGAAGAACGGCCTCTGGCCCTTCATCAACATGAACCGCACCCACGTAGTCCCGCCGTGCAACGTCACCGAGGCGGAGGCGAAGGAGGGCCTGGCGGCCCTCGACGTGGCTCTCGCGGTCGCGGACGAGCACACGACGGCGGCCTGA
- a CDS encoding GntR family transcriptional regulator, with the protein MPATGAVTRNTLRQQIADALRDEVLAGRLRPGQEFTVKQIAEQYGVSATPVREALVDLAAQSLLDSDQHRGFRVCEISVADFRGMVEARSLIADGVFRKIAEGGLSGAHVGALMAVRRRADEAARAARAGDLDIFIGYDLRFWRELGSLIENPHISDFLHQLRLRCWVFSVPHLRGDPCLKERLWSGHSEVVDAVTRGDGEALRAVIGAYYAELVAWAERLESAESAESAESLERSQQ; encoded by the coding sequence ATGCCCGCGACCGGAGCTGTGACCCGCAACACCCTGCGGCAGCAGATCGCGGACGCGCTCCGTGACGAGGTGCTGGCAGGGCGTTTGCGGCCGGGCCAGGAATTCACCGTCAAGCAGATAGCCGAGCAGTACGGCGTCTCCGCGACGCCCGTCAGGGAAGCGCTCGTCGACCTGGCCGCGCAGAGCCTGCTCGACTCCGACCAGCACCGCGGCTTCCGCGTCTGCGAGATCTCCGTCGCCGACTTCCGGGGCATGGTCGAGGCCCGCTCCCTGATCGCCGACGGCGTCTTCCGCAAGATCGCCGAGGGCGGTCTCAGTGGTGCGCACGTCGGCGCGCTGATGGCCGTACGGCGGCGGGCGGACGAGGCCGCGCGGGCGGCCAGGGCCGGCGACCTGGACATCTTCATCGGGTACGACCTGCGCTTCTGGCGTGAGCTCGGTTCGCTCATCGAAAATCCCCATATCTCGGACTTTCTTCACCAGTTGCGGCTGCGCTGCTGGGTCTTCTCCGTCCCGCATCTGCGCGGCGACCCGTGCCTCAAGGAGCGGCTGTGGAGCGGCCACTCGGAGGTCGTGGACGCGGTCACGCGCGGCGACGGCGAGGCGCTGCGGGCGGTGATAGGCGCGTATTACGCGGAGCTGGTCGCGTGGGCGGAGCGCCTGGAGAGCGCGGAAAGCGCAGAGAGCGCAGAGAGCCTGGAGCGTTCTCAACAGTGA